One genomic window of Polyodon spathula isolate WHYD16114869_AA chromosome 8, ASM1765450v1, whole genome shotgun sequence includes the following:
- the LOC121319618 gene encoding LOW QUALITY PROTEIN: 5'-nucleotidase domain-containing protein 3-like (The sequence of the model RefSeq protein was modified relative to this genomic sequence to represent the inferred CDS: inserted 1 base in 1 codon), producing the protein MSPLVLCFPSRLRIKSLHKVLLVCKALHSGTNIGICGSRSSLWPKRTRLWRREFGALATTGRVAEVPAIYHSTTTRHRTAPLCTSSHSGRDMTSSLWALYNETKKQTEDVVSSVTCNLLNPDAIFANNEMSLEDTEIYGFDYDYTLAFYSNRLHTLIFNIARDILIEEHRYPEGLRAYEYIPDFAIRGLHYDVQKALLMKIDAFHYIQLGTVYRGLHPVSDKEVIAMYEGSHVPLEQMSDFYGKSSHGHTLKQYMDIFSLPEMTLLSCVNDYFMKHNIDYEPVHLYKDVKEAIGDVHVKGIMYRAVEADIEKYICYGEQTHAVLRKLAENKKKMFLITNSPFDFVDRGMNYIVGKDWRDLFDVVIVLADKPDFFNDKRKPFRRVNHKGVLLWDRIHRLEKGQIYKQGNLYEFLRLTGWRGSKVLYFGDHIYSDLADLTLKHGWRTGAIIPELRSEIKIMNTEEYVHLMTWLQGLTGLLERMQVHRDEESQMVLRQWIQEREAMRLRTKNIFNSQFGSLFRTYHNPTYFSRRLSRFADIYMASLSCLLNYDLHHTFFPRRNPLQHEASVWSDQVCAGTSKXPLLTEMAQIK; encoded by the exons ATGTCACCCTTGGTCTTGTGCTTTCCAAGCAGACTGAGAATTAAGAGTTTACATAAAGTATTGCTCGTCTGTAAAGCTTTGCACAGCGGCACTAACATCGGGATTTGCGGCAGCCGATCTTCGTTATGGCCAAAAAGAACTCGATTGTGGCGGCGGGAGTTTGGTGCTCTTGCAACTACAGGTAGAGTCGCAGAGGTCCCGGCGATTTATCACAGTACTACCACCCGGCACAGAACTGCTCCGCTGTGCACCAGTTCACACAGCGGTCGGGATATGACTAGTTCGCTATGGGCGCTTTACAATGAGACCAAAAAACAGACAGAAG ATGTAGTATCGTCTGTTACATGCAATTTGCTGAATCCAGATGCCATCTTTGCAAACAATGAAATGAGCCTTGAAGATACAGAGATCTACGGCTTTGACTATGACTACACCTTGGCTTTCTACTCCAACCGCCTTCACACCTTGATATTCAACATAGCACGAGACATTCTTATTGAAGAGCACAGG TACCCAGAAGGCCTTAGAGCTTATGAATATATCCCTGATTTTGCAATCCGGGGACTTCATTATGACGTACAAAAG GCTTTACTGATGAAGATTGATGCCTTTCATTACATTCAGTTGGGAACTGTATACAG GGGGCTGCACCCAGTTTCAGATAAAGAAGTCATTGCTATGTATGAAGGCTCACATGTACCCCTGGAACAAATGAGTGACTTTTATGGCAAG AGTTCCCATGGACACACATTGAAACAGTACATGGATATCTTCTCTTTACCAGAAATGACCCTGCTCTCCTGTGTCAACGATTACTTCATGAAACACAACATCGACTACGAACCTGTTCACCTCTACAAAGATGTCAAG GAGGCCATTGGGGACGTCCATGTGAAGGGAATAATGTACCGAGCCGTGGAAGCAGATATTG AAAAGTATATCTGCTATGGTGAGCAGACCCATGCTGTGCTGAGGAAGCTAGCAGAAAACAAGAAGAAGATGTTTCTCATTACAAACAGCCCCTTTGATTTTGT GGACCGAGGGATGAACTACATTGTAGGAAAGGACTGGAGAGACCTTTTCGATGTTGTCATAGTGTTGGCGGACAAGCCTGACTTTTTCAATGACAAGCGCAA ACCGTTTCGAAGAGTAAATCACAAAGGGGTGCTGCTGTGGGACAGGATTCATCGATTAGAAAAAGGACAGATTTACAAACAG GGCAATCTGTATGAGTTCCTGAGGCTGACAGGCTGGAGAGGTTCCAAAGTGCTTTATTTTGGAGATCACATCTACAGTGATCTAGCA GACCTGACTCTGAAGCATGGCTGGCGGACCGGGGCCATTATTCCCGAGCTCAGGTCAGAGATCAAGATCATGAACACAGAGGAGTATGTACACCTCATGACCTGGCTGCAGGGACTCACTGGCCTGCTGGAGCGCATGCAG GTGCACAGAGATGAAGAATCTCAAATGGTTTTGAGGCAATGGATCCAGGAAAGAGAAGCCATGAG ATTGAGGACGAAGAATATCTTTAACAGTCAGTTTGGGAGCCTCTTTAGGACGTACCACAACCCCACCTACTTCTCTCGCCGCCTCTCCAGATTTGCCGATATATACATGGCATCTCTCAGCTGCCTGCTCAACTATGACCTGCACCACACCTTCTTCCCCCGGCGCAACCCCTTGCAGCACGAGGCTTCGGTCTGGTCCGACCAGGTGTGTGCCGGGACGTCTA ACCCCCTCCTTACCGAAATGGCTCagatcaaataa